Proteins encoded in a region of the Sphingomonas jaspsi DSM 18422 genome:
- the secD gene encoding protein translocase subunit SecD → MLDFPRWKVWTVSLIILIGIVLSIPSFFPKAEVEKWPSWAPKQQISLGLDIAGGSQLLLEADIADAAKQRLAAMEDQVTTELRRNEPRIDIGSVSTAGNRLSFMVRDPTQLDAAVERLRTLTQPVGLTGSRDWDVTTADGNRITLTPTDSGAAAALKNSLTVARDVVRRRIDPQGTKEITVINQGDKRIFVQVPGVENPEALKQLIGQTARLEFKLVDQSADPNLVAQGIAPAGSQVLPMVDGGAIAVQRRVMVSGEQLVDAKQSFDQDGRAVVSITFNAAGAKRFGRATQENVGKPFAIILDDKVLSAPNINEPILGGQAQIAGNFTVDSANQLAVSLASGKLPVKLNVIEERTVSAELGADSIHKGVIASLVATAAVILFMLVTYGRFGIYATVALVINALLILGIMAIFNATLTLPGIAGFVLTIGAAVDANVLINERIREEQKRGRKVRDAIETGYKEAFTAIFDANITNVIAAVLMWYFGSGPIRGFAVVLIIGIVTSVFTAVYLTRMLTALWVKRARPRDLHI, encoded by the coding sequence ATGCTCGATTTTCCCCGTTGGAAGGTGTGGACGGTTTCGCTGATCATTCTGATCGGCATCGTCCTGTCGATTCCCAGTTTCTTCCCGAAGGCAGAGGTCGAAAAATGGCCGTCGTGGGCGCCCAAGCAGCAGATCAGCCTGGGCCTCGATATTGCCGGCGGCAGCCAGCTCCTGCTCGAAGCCGACATCGCCGACGCCGCCAAGCAGCGTCTGGCCGCGATGGAAGACCAGGTCACGACCGAACTTCGCCGCAACGAGCCGCGGATCGATATCGGCAGCGTGTCGACGGCCGGCAATCGCCTGAGCTTCATGGTCCGCGACCCGACCCAGCTCGACGCTGCGGTCGAACGGCTTCGCACGCTGACGCAGCCGGTCGGCCTGACCGGCAGCCGCGATTGGGACGTGACGACCGCCGACGGGAATCGGATCACGCTGACGCCGACCGATTCGGGCGCGGCCGCGGCGCTCAAGAATTCGCTGACCGTCGCCCGCGACGTCGTGCGTCGCCGCATCGACCCGCAGGGCACCAAGGAAATCACGGTCATCAACCAGGGCGACAAGCGAATCTTCGTGCAGGTGCCGGGGGTCGAAAACCCCGAGGCGCTGAAGCAGTTGATCGGCCAGACCGCGCGCCTTGAATTCAAGCTGGTCGACCAGAGCGCCGACCCCAACCTCGTCGCGCAGGGCATTGCTCCGGCCGGCAGCCAGGTCCTGCCGATGGTCGACGGCGGCGCGATCGCGGTCCAGCGGCGCGTGATGGTGTCGGGCGAACAGCTGGTCGATGCCAAGCAGAGCTTCGACCAGGACGGCCGCGCGGTCGTCAGCATCACCTTCAACGCCGCCGGGGCCAAGCGCTTCGGCCGGGCAACGCAGGAAAATGTCGGCAAGCCGTTCGCCATCATCCTCGACGACAAGGTGCTGTCGGCACCGAACATCAACGAGCCGATCCTTGGCGGACAGGCGCAGATCGCGGGCAATTTCACGGTCGACAGCGCCAACCAGCTGGCAGTCAGCCTCGCGTCCGGCAAGCTGCCGGTGAAACTGAACGTGATCGAGGAACGCACCGTCAGCGCCGAATTGGGTGCCGATTCGATCCACAAGGGGGTCATCGCCTCGCTGGTGGCGACCGCGGCCGTGATCCTGTTCATGCTCGTGACCTATGGCCGCTTCGGCATCTACGCGACGGTCGCGCTGGTCATCAACGCGCTGCTGATCCTGGGCATCATGGCGATTTTCAACGCCACCCTGACCTTGCCCGGTATCGCCGGCTTCGTGCTGACCATCGGCGCAGCGGTCGACGCCAACGTGCTGATCAACGAACGCATCCGCGAAGAGCAGAAGCGCGGGCGCAAGGTCCGCGACGCGATCGAGACCGGCTACAAGGAGGCGTTCACCGCCATCTTCGACGCCAACATCACCAACGTCATCGCGGCGGTGCTGATGTGGTATTTCGGCTCGGGCCCGATCCGCGGCTTCGCGGTCGTGCTGATCATCGGCATCGTCACGTCGGTGTTCACCGCCGTCTACCTCACCCGCATGCTGACTGCGTTGTGGGTCAAGCGCGCCCGCCCGCGCGACCTGCACATCTGA
- the secF gene encoding protein translocase subunit SecF encodes MKLLKLIPDDTNIDFMRWRNVALIISIIITSLSIGYTAYKGLNLGIDFVGGQVVRVSFPQKVEIEDLRGKVDTLKVGDASIQDLGDGKTYQIRLPRPPGADTQSNAVVSKVREFLPKAYPGATVGAGESVSGKVSQELARDGALALILSMVGIAIYIWFRFEWQFGVGALVTLFHDVAMVLGFFAFTRLPVDLNVVAALLTIVGYSLNDTVVIYDRIRENLRKYRKMQIIPLINFSLNETLSRTIVTSLSILIALAALIILGPEVIFGLTVAVFLGIFIGTYSSIYISSPILVWLGVTPDSFLRSEDEIAKAAAEGA; translated from the coding sequence ATGAAGCTTCTCAAACTCATTCCCGACGACACCAACATCGACTTCATGCGGTGGCGCAACGTCGCGCTGATCATCTCGATCATCATCACCAGCCTGTCGATCGGCTACACTGCCTACAAGGGCCTGAACCTTGGCATCGACTTCGTCGGCGGCCAGGTAGTGCGCGTGTCCTTCCCGCAGAAGGTCGAGATCGAGGATCTTCGCGGCAAGGTCGATACGCTGAAGGTCGGCGATGCGTCGATCCAGGACCTCGGCGACGGCAAGACCTACCAGATTCGCCTGCCGCGCCCGCCCGGCGCCGATACCCAGTCGAATGCGGTCGTGTCCAAGGTTCGCGAATTCCTGCCCAAGGCCTATCCCGGCGCCACCGTCGGCGCGGGCGAATCGGTGTCGGGCAAGGTTAGCCAGGAACTGGCGCGCGACGGTGCGCTGGCGCTGATCCTGTCGATGGTCGGCATCGCCATCTACATCTGGTTCCGCTTCGAATGGCAATTCGGGGTGGGAGCGCTGGTGACGCTGTTCCACGACGTGGCCATGGTGCTTGGCTTCTTCGCCTTCACCCGCCTGCCGGTCGACCTCAACGTCGTCGCGGCGTTGCTGACCATCGTCGGCTATTCGCTCAACGACACGGTCGTCATCTACGACCGGATCCGCGAAAATCTGCGCAAATATCGCAAGATGCAGATCATCCCGCTGATCAACTTCTCTCTGAACGAGACGCTTAGCCGGACGATCGTGACGTCGTTGTCGATCCTCATCGCGCTCGCCGCGCTGATCATCCTCGGCCCCGAAGTCATCTTCGGGCTGACCGTCGCGGTGTTCCTCGGCATCTTCATCGGCACCTATTCGTCGATCTACATTTCCTCGCCGATCCTGGTGTGGCTGGGGGTCACGCCCGACAGCTTCCTGCGGTCCGAGGACGAGATCGCCAAGGCTGCCGCCGAGGGCGCCTGA
- a CDS encoding outer membrane protein assembly factor BamD: MVNKTRIAALLLLPAVILPVSGCAKNKVKGDTAYVARDVNTLYSLAKQRADRGQYEVAAALFDEVERQHPYSVWARRAQLMSAFSYYMAQKYPDAVSSAQRFLTIHPGNKDAAYANYLIAMSYYQQIEDVTRDQKITQQASDSFNELIRRYPQSRYANDARLKLDLINDHLAGKEMEIGRFYQRSGNWLAAATRFRAVVDKYQTTTHTPEALERLVETYLNLGLREEAQRAAAVLGANYPGSKWYQRSYDLMQRYPVSQPQS; this comes from the coding sequence ATGGTGAACAAGACCCGTATCGCGGCGCTGTTGCTGCTTCCCGCCGTCATCCTGCCGGTCTCCGGCTGTGCCAAGAACAAGGTGAAGGGCGATACGGCCTACGTCGCCCGCGACGTCAACACGCTCTACAGCCTTGCCAAGCAACGCGCCGACCGCGGCCAGTATGAGGTTGCCGCCGCGCTGTTCGACGAAGTCGAGCGCCAGCATCCCTATTCGGTCTGGGCCCGCCGTGCGCAGCTGATGAGCGCCTTCAGCTATTACATGGCGCAGAAATATCCCGATGCGGTCAGCAGCGCCCAGCGCTTCCTGACGATCCACCCGGGCAACAAGGATGCGGCCTACGCCAACTACCTGATCGCCATGTCCTATTATCAGCAGATCGAGGACGTGACCCGCGACCAGAAGATCACCCAGCAGGCCAGCGACAGCTTCAACGAACTGATCCGCCGCTACCCGCAAAGCCGCTACGCCAACGATGCGCGGCTGAAACTCGACCTTATCAACGATCACCTCGCCGGCAAGGAGATGGAGATCGGTCGCTTCTATCAGCGCTCGGGCAACTGGCTGGCGGCGGCGACCCGCTTCCGCGCGGTGGTCGACAAGTACCAGACCACCACGCACACGCCCGAAGCGCTGGAACGCCTCGTCGAGACCTATCTGAACCTCGGCCTTCGCGAAGAAGCGCAGCGCGCCGCGGCGGTGCTGGGCGCCAACTATCCGGGCAGCAAGTGGTACCAGCGCAGCTACGATCTGATGCAGCGCTATCCGGTATCGCAGCCGCAGAGCTGA
- the recN gene encoding DNA repair protein RecN, with translation MLRQLSIRDVVLIDRLDLEFEPGLGVLTGETGAGKSILLDSLGLALGLRADSGLVRSGEAQAAVSAEFNLPAGHQAYAALDKQGIEMEQGEPLILRRTLKADGGSRAFAGGASVNAALLRDLAQGLVEIHGQHDDRGLLNPKGHRALLDAFGRIDGTSVASAWSEVARLDGELSDARAAAEAAERDREWLQFAAAEIAALAPCPGEETDLAEQRAAMQAGEKAGEALTGLDELLGGSDGALAQLRAAARRIERGAADHPLLAEALASLDRAVIETAEAEDRINRAADALAFDPAKLEAVEARLFDIRGMARKHRVEPDALATLGEELAGRLLLIEAGGERIAALEAELAGARQRYDDAAQALRAQRKAAAARLDAAVAGELAPLKLDAAKFRTALSDAEAGPAGVDRVEFEVSTNPGAPFGPLTRIASGGELSRFILALKVALAEAGDTATMIFDEIDRGVGGAVASAIGERLARLADKSQLLVVTHSPQVAARAAHHYRIEKAHGEGGTRTTVRKLTPDERREEIARMLSGADITDEARAQAARLLEAA, from the coding sequence GTGCTGAGGCAGCTGTCGATCCGCGATGTCGTCCTGATCGACCGGCTCGACCTTGAATTCGAGCCGGGCCTCGGCGTGCTGACCGGCGAGACCGGCGCGGGCAAATCCATCCTCCTCGACAGTCTGGGCCTTGCGCTCGGCCTGCGCGCCGATAGCGGGCTGGTGCGCAGCGGCGAGGCGCAGGCGGCGGTCAGCGCCGAATTCAACCTGCCCGCCGGCCACCAAGCCTATGCCGCGCTCGATAAGCAAGGGATAGAAATGGAGCAGGGCGAACCGCTGATCCTGCGCCGCACGTTGAAGGCCGATGGCGGCAGCCGCGCCTTTGCCGGCGGAGCCAGCGTCAACGCGGCACTGCTGCGCGATCTCGCGCAGGGCCTCGTCGAAATCCACGGCCAGCACGACGATCGCGGCCTGCTCAATCCCAAGGGCCATCGGGCGCTGCTCGACGCCTTCGGGCGGATCGACGGGACGTCGGTGGCGTCGGCGTGGAGCGAGGTGGCGCGGCTCGACGGCGAACTCAGCGACGCGCGCGCGGCGGCGGAGGCGGCGGAGCGGGACCGCGAATGGCTGCAGTTCGCGGCGGCAGAGATTGCCGCCCTGGCACCGTGTCCGGGCGAGGAAACCGACCTTGCCGAACAGCGGGCGGCGATGCAGGCGGGCGAAAAGGCGGGCGAAGCGCTGACCGGCCTCGACGAATTGCTCGGCGGATCGGACGGCGCATTGGCCCAGCTGCGCGCGGCGGCGCGGCGGATCGAGCGCGGTGCCGCCGATCATCCGTTGCTGGCCGAAGCGCTCGCCAGTCTCGACCGGGCGGTAATCGAGACCGCCGAGGCGGAAGACCGCATCAATCGCGCGGCCGATGCGCTGGCGTTCGACCCGGCGAAACTCGAGGCGGTCGAGGCGCGGTTGTTCGACATCCGCGGCATGGCGCGCAAGCACCGTGTCGAGCCGGATGCGCTGGCGACGCTGGGCGAAGAGCTGGCGGGTCGGCTGTTATTGATCGAAGCGGGTGGGGAGCGGATCGCGGCGCTGGAGGCGGAACTCGCTGGCGCGCGGCAGCGCTATGACGATGCGGCGCAGGCGCTTCGGGCGCAGCGCAAGGCGGCGGCGGCACGGCTCGACGCGGCGGTGGCGGGCGAACTGGCGCCGCTGAAGCTGGACGCCGCCAAGTTTCGAACGGCCTTGTCCGATGCCGAGGCAGGTCCTGCCGGGGTCGACCGCGTCGAATTCGAAGTCTCGACCAATCCCGGCGCGCCGTTCGGCCCGCTGACCCGGATCGCGTCGGGTGGCGAACTGTCGCGCTTCATCCTGGCGCTGAAGGTCGCGCTGGCCGAGGCAGGCGACACGGCGACCATGATCTTCGACGAAATCGACCGCGGCGTCGGCGGCGCGGTGGCGAGCGCGATCGGCGAACGGCTGGCGCGGCTGGCCGACAAGTCGCAGCTGCTGGTCGTCACGCACAGCCCGCAGGTCGCGGCCCGCGCGGCGCACCACTACCGGATCGAAAAGGCGCATGGCGAGGGCGGTACCCGCACTACCGTGCGCAAGCTCACCCCCGACGAGCGGCGCGAGGAAATCGCCCGAATGCTGTCGGGCGCAGACATCACCGACGAAGCCCGCGCACAGGCCGCGCGGTTGCTGGAGGCCGCATGA
- a CDS encoding dienelactone hydrolase family protein, translating into MTQTDIIQPYGDQTLTHVLVSDGSGEPRPGVLMFPTVMGVSPLEIGFAEKLVALGYSVLVADLFGRRFQPGADREAAFAAMGALRADRAALRDRLLAVLDTARAQDAIDANRIAATGYCFGGQCALDLARSGVGIAGVASFHGLFDPPGLPANPINAKVVAYHGWDDPMVPPDAVVALGKELTEAGADWQIHAYGHVGHGFTNPYAASMGIAGVAFNEAANRRSWAALEDYLAELFG; encoded by the coding sequence ATGACCCAGACCGACATCATCCAGCCCTACGGCGACCAGACGCTGACCCATGTGCTGGTCAGCGACGGCAGTGGAGAGCCCCGCCCGGGCGTCCTGATGTTCCCGACGGTGATGGGGGTATCGCCGCTTGAAATCGGCTTTGCGGAAAAGCTGGTCGCGCTCGGCTATTCGGTGCTGGTCGCCGATCTGTTCGGTCGACGTTTCCAGCCCGGCGCGGATCGCGAAGCCGCTTTCGCGGCGATGGGCGCGCTGCGCGCGGACCGGGCTGCCCTGCGCGATCGACTGCTGGCGGTACTGGACACGGCGCGCGCGCAGGACGCCATCGATGCGAACCGGATCGCGGCCACGGGCTATTGCTTCGGTGGCCAATGTGCGCTCGACCTCGCCCGTTCAGGCGTTGGTATCGCGGGGGTCGCCAGCTTCCATGGCTTGTTCGACCCGCCGGGCCTGCCGGCCAATCCGATCAATGCCAAGGTGGTCGCCTATCATGGCTGGGACGACCCGATGGTGCCGCCTGACGCGGTCGTTGCGCTGGGCAAGGAGCTGACCGAGGCGGGCGCGGACTGGCAAATCCACGCTTACGGCCATGTCGGCCACGGCTTCACCAATCCCTATGCCGCTTCGATGGGCATTGCCGGGGTTGCGTTCAACGAAGCCGCCAACCGCCGCAGCTGGGCCGCGCTCGAGGATTATCTGGCCGAGCTGTTCGGATGA